One window from the genome of Candidatus Latescibacterota bacterium encodes:
- a CDS encoding dicarboxylate/amino acid:cation symporter, producing MKLFKAFMNTKLHTKILIGLVAGIPLGLLLGPHAEKIEPIGKLFIRLIRMIVVPLVFSSLFVGTASLGDIRKLGRIGLKTIGYYLCTTAIAITIGLILGNLIAPGRSIDESTRERLMSSYQAEAADKIEIAMDKPGVVETLTRIIPQNPIESLAEANMLQIIFFALLFGVAVTLIPGNKGRPVIEFFDAVSEGMIQMVHLVMKLAPLGVMALIAAVVGKFGMDILLSLLGYSLVVISGLAIHGIFVYSAAVKLFSGMGPVDFFKGIRPAQLIAFSTSSSNATLPVTMECAEKNLGVSDEVSSFVLPLGATINMDGTALYQGVAAVFIAQIYGIPLTFGDQLTIVLMATLASIGAAGVPGIGVITLAMVLDTIGIPLEGIALILGVDRLIDMCRSSVNITGDASAAVIIASSEGELDRNAVRMKGRDK from the coding sequence ATGAAGCTCTTCAAAGCCTTTATGAACACAAAGCTTCATACGAAGATCCTTATCGGCCTGGTCGCCGGTATCCCGCTCGGCCTGTTATTAGGACCTCATGCTGAAAAGATCGAGCCCATCGGCAAACTGTTTATCCGTTTGATAAGGATGATAGTAGTACCACTGGTATTCTCCTCTCTATTCGTTGGAACGGCAAGCCTCGGCGATATCAGAAAACTGGGCAGAATAGGACTGAAGACCATAGGATATTACCTGTGTACAACAGCCATAGCGATAACAATAGGTTTGATCCTCGGCAACCTTATCGCGCCTGGAAGATCGATCGACGAATCGACCAGGGAACGCCTCATGTCATCTTATCAGGCGGAGGCTGCGGATAAAATAGAGATAGCGATGGATAAACCGGGTGTAGTCGAGACCCTGACTCGGATCATACCGCAAAACCCGATAGAAAGTCTCGCCGAAGCGAACATGCTTCAGATCATATTCTTCGCTCTGCTGTTCGGAGTGGCGGTCACGCTCATCCCTGGAAATAAGGGGAGACCTGTGATCGAGTTCTTCGATGCGGTCAGCGAGGGAATGATCCAGATGGTCCATCTGGTGATGAAACTCGCTCCTCTTGGAGTAATGGCCCTTATCGCGGCGGTAGTTGGAAAGTTCGGAATGGATATCCTGCTCTCCCTTCTGGGTTATTCACTAGTCGTCATCTCGGGACTGGCCATCCATGGCATTTTCGTGTATTCGGCCGCGGTGAAGTTATTCTCGGGAATGGGACCGGTCGATTTCTTCAAAGGTATCCGCCCGGCCCAGCTGATCGCATTCTCTACCTCATCGAGCAACGCTACCCTGCCGGTGACGATGGAATGCGCCGAAAAAAACCTTGGAGTCTCCGATGAAGTATCGAGCTTCGTCCTTCCCCTCGGGGCTACGATAAACATGGACGGCACGGCGCTCTATCAGGGAGTGGCCGCAGTCTTCATCGCACAGATCTACGGCATCCCGCTGACCTTCGGTGACCAGTTGACCATAGTACTGATGGCGACCCTGGCGTCGATAGGCGCAGCCGGAGTGCCCGGAATCGGTGTGATCACTCTCGCCATGGTTCTCGATACGATCGGTATCCCCCTCGAAGGGATAGCACTCATCCTTGGTGTGGACAGGCTCATCGACATGTGCCGATCGTCAGTGAATATAACCGGAGACGCATCGGCAGCTGTGATTATCGCGTCCAGCGAGGGCGAA
- a CDS encoding protein-L-isoaspartate(D-aspartate) O-methyltransferase: MGSTRSSVLNVLAMLLALSMASSGCSSGEEVYEKHRLSMVREQIKSRGIADEAVLEAMRGVSRHFFVPREYMSMAYIDSPLPIGEEQTISQPYIVALMTESLGPGQGDRILEIGTGSGYQAAVLACIVDSVFTIEIIPSLAAGAEALLDSLGYDNVMVRTGDGYYGWPEKGPFDGIIVTAAAPHLPGELTSQLKTGGRLVIPIGSFPQKLLVYVKRPEGLELVSSTSVRFVPMTGRIRERGNDDTE, encoded by the coding sequence ATGGGATCCACAAGATCGTCGGTATTGAATGTTCTGGCAATGCTGCTGGCCCTCTCGATGGCATCCTCGGGATGTTCTTCAGGTGAGGAAGTCTATGAAAAACATCGTCTGTCGATGGTCAGGGAGCAGATCAAATCCAGGGGAATAGCTGACGAGGCTGTCCTGGAGGCGATGAGAGGAGTCTCCAGGCATTTCTTCGTTCCGAGAGAGTACATGAGCATGGCTTATATAGACAGCCCGCTTCCAATCGGGGAAGAACAGACGATCTCCCAGCCCTATATCGTGGCTCTCATGACAGAGTCTCTCGGACCGGGACAGGGAGACAGGATCCTCGAGATCGGGACCGGGTCCGGATACCAGGCGGCTGTACTGGCCTGCATAGTAGATTCAGTTTTTACGATAGAGATCATTCCGAGCCTTGCTGCTGGTGCCGAAGCGCTTCTCGACAGTCTCGGATATGATAATGTAATGGTAAGGACGGGCGATGGTTATTACGGATGGCCCGAGAAAGGGCCGTTTGATGGAATTATCGTCACGGCCGCGGCGCCACATCTTCCCGGGGAACTGACTTCCCAGCTGAAAACAGGTGGCAGGCTGGTCATCCCGATCGGAAGTTTCCCTCAGAAACTGCTTGTTTATGTCAAGAGGCCGGAAGGCCTTGAGCTGGTCTCGTCGACATCGGTACGCTTTGTGCCGATGACTGGCAGGATCAGGGAAAGAGGAAATGATGATACGGAGTAG